GCCTCGCGAGACGCTGGAGTATATCCGGACGTTGCAGCCCAATGGCGGCACAGCACCAGCCGGGGGCGGTCGCAATAGCGGCGGCAGAACCCGCTAGTCCCTGCTGTTGAAGCTGTGGTGAAGGAAACGGTAGCGGGCGATCGCCTCTGGCAGTGGCGACAATTGGCGCGTCAGGCGGCGATCGCCCATCAGGTCAGTCCAGCAGAGGTCGATTGGCTACTGCAACAGGGGGCCGACGTGGAGCCGCTGCTGCTGAAGCTGGGTCCACCGTTTCCACCAGAAATTTCGCTCAGCCGTTCCTTGGCTGACCTGACCCGGCTTTGGCAGGCGCGGCTGCGTGACCGAGTGCCCGTGCAATATCTGGTCGGTCGAGTTCCCTGGCGAGAGTTTGACCTGGCTGTGTCGCCAGCGGTTCTGATTCCCCGTCCAGAGACAGAACTGCTGATCGACCTGGCAAACTCAGCGGCCTTGCAATATGGCTGGCCGGTTCAGGAAGTCAGCCGTTGGGCCGACCTGGGAACGGGCAGCGGGGCGATCGCCCTTGGGCTGGCCTCGGTCTTTCCGCTGGCTACGGTTCACGCGGTTGACTGGAGTGAACCCGCCCTGGCGATCGCCCGACAAAATGCTGATGCTGCTGGCTTGGGCGATCGCATCCAGTTTCACCAAGGCTCCTGGTTCGAGCCGCTAGCCTTCCTTGCCGGACAGCTACAGGGCATCGTCTCAAACCCGCCCTACATTCCCACCAGTGATTTAACCCACCTAGACCCAGAGGTAGCTCGCCACGAACCCCACGCCGCGCTCGACGGCGGCCCCGACGGGCTAGACTGCATTCGCCACATTGTCCACACGGCCCCCCACTACCTGAAACCGGGCGGACTCTTGCTGCTGGAAATGATGGCCGGTCAGGCCCCAGCCGTCGCCCAACTCCTCAGCAACACGGGGCAATACGCCACGGTTCAGATTCATCCCGACCTGGCCGGAATCGAGCGATTTGCCGTCAGCGTGAGAAGGTGATAGGCAATAGGGACTTGAAGGAAGAGGGAAAAAGGAAGAACGAAAATAGAAAAGCGAAAACCTGCTCTTCCCTCTTTCCCTTCTTCGCTCTTCCCTCTTTTCGTTCTTCGTTCTTCCCTCTTCGTTCTTCCCTCTCACTTTCCCCACAGCGTCGTGTCCATCCGCGCCCGCAACTCTTCGGGAAACTCGCCCGTATGCACCTGTTCCCGCAGCGCCTCTGGATCACCCCAGGACACCAGTTCCAGATACGTGCGGGCTGCGCCCAGCGGATTGCCGTCTAGGTCAAAGAGTTCCAGCCAGCCGTCATCGCCATCGGTCGTCGTCACCACGGCATACACCGCGCCGTTGGGTGCGCCCTCCATCGGCACTTGAGAAACAGACACCGAACCCCAGTCGTGCTGCATCACGTGTTCATCGTAAAAATCGTAGGCAGCCTGGACACTGGCGGGCAGGGGAGGCGTGCTTGCAATGCCGATGCCACCGATCGCATTCTGACGCAGCGGCATTTCCTCAGTCGCATCTTCTCCGCTTTGATAGGCGGCGTATTTGGCTTGCCAAAAGGTTTTGAGTAGGCTGGCACACTGCTGCTGCACGGGCGTTGGGTCTGGGCTGAGCGGATTATCCATATTAGGAGAATTTATTGGGAGAATTACCTTGGGAGAATTACGCAGTGGTGAGGTGAGCGATAGTGGTGAGCAGGGTTTCGGTGGGTAGCGTACCGCAGTCGAGGCGCGGCACAACGGGGAAATTTGGCATTGAACCGTTGCCTTAACCCTTTGCAATCCGTAGAATAGCGCGAGTTTCAGATTAGCTAAAATCCCCTGTGTTTTCTAAGTAGATAGACCAGATTAAAAAACAGATCCTGAACCCTGCGCCGCCCGCGCAGCGGGCGGCACAGGGTCTTTGGGCTTTATGTTTATTAATGTCCACCTAACTTATTGTGGTGTCTGTGATACCTCTCTGCTATGCCGCAAGTGTCTCTGGCTGAACTGGTTGATGTCGCTCGGCGGGGTGCTGGGCTGATTAGCTTCCCGACGGATACCGTGCCCGCGCTGGCAACGCGACCAGATGCGGCGGGGCTGATCTATGCCGCCAAGCAGCGGGACGAGCGCAAGCCGCTGATTTTGATGGGCGGCAGTGTGGAAGATTTGTGGGCGTTTGTGGCAGGGGATAGAGCGGCAAAGGCGCAGTGGCAGGCGGCGGCAGAGCGCTACTTTCCGGGGGCGGTGACGCTGGTGCTGCCTGCGGGCGATCGCCTCCCCCGCGCCATGAACCCGACCGACCCAACGACCATCGGCATCCGTGTACCCGACCATGCCCTAGCCCGACATCTGCTGGCGCAGACAGGCCCATTGGCCACCACCAGCGTTAACCGCTCTGGAGAACCCGCGTTGCAAAATCTGTCAGACATTAACGCACAGTTTCCCGATGTTTATACGCTGACCGAAGCAGCACTGGACGAACTGGGGCGATCGCTCTCGGTGTCTGCCACCTATGCGGGTTCTGGAACCCCCTCAACGGTGGTGAAATGGACGGATCAAGGCTGGCTCGTTTTGCGGCAGGGCCAGGTCGTTTTCCAGCCATAGGCTGCAAAAGCCGTAAGTTAAGATAAGACTAAAAATTGGTAAATTTCCTATGAAAACCGAGCAGCGGAGCAAGGGCAAGCAACCCAGGCAAAGCAAGCAAATCAGGCAACCCAAGGAACAGCCAACGCCTCAACCCTTGACCTTGGGAGAGTATGCCCATCGCATCGTGGACGAGCAGTATCGCCAGATGGTGAAGCACGAAAAGCACGTCCTGGCAGATACCGACCCGGAGCATCTCCACCAAATGCGCGTTCATAGCCGTCGGCTCTATACGGCACTGCAAGTATTCGGAGCCGCCATCGATTTGCCCAAGGCGGCACATTCCAAGCGCGTGCGATCGCTCACCAAGGCACTGGGCAAACTGCGGGATCTGGACGTGCAAATCGCCACGCTCCAGACAGACTATCATCCCCATCTGAGCCAGCCAGAGCAGGCGTATCTCGAAACGGTGATCGCCGCACTCCAGCAAAAGCGCCGCAAAACCCTTGCAGGCACCCGCGACATCCTCAGCCAGAGCCGCTATCAAGACCTGAAAACCGCCTACGAAACCTGGCTCAGCGCTCCCCGGTTCACGCCACTGGCTCAAATCCCCATTGTGACCGTTCTGCCCGACCTGCTCAGCCCGTTGCTATCGACCTCGCTGCTACACCCCGGCTGGCTCATTGCCACCGAAGCGTTGACCGAAGACACCGCCCCAACGCTGCACGACCTCCGCAAAGCCTGCAAGCACGTTCGTTACCAGGCAGAGTTTTTCGTCAGCTTCTATGGCGCTCAGTTCAAAGCCTGGATCGCTGGGCTAAAGTCGCTACAAGACAGCCTTGGTAGCTTGCAAGATATTCAGGTGCTGCTGGAGCTGCTATCCGACGTGCTGCCCAAAGGCACGGAGCTATTAGAACTGCGGCAAATGGTGCAATCCAACCAGCAGCAAATTTTGGCGAACTGGAACCAAACACGCCTCCAGCATCTCGACCCAGCCTCGCGCTACCAGCTTTATGAAATGCTGCTCCAGCCAGTGTTAGAGTGATGCAGCATTGACGCACTGATAAATGAGCTGGCGCACTGAGATTGACACGCCGAGAAATGACCGGAGGAGGAGTGAACCGGGTGAGAGAATTGCTCACCCCCTTATCCCCGCTCCGCCCCATCTCCCCGCCCTCTTTGTTTTGCAACAAAACTTATCACTTCTCTCAGCCTGATTCCATCCACAGAATCAGGTTTTTTGGGACACTCTAGAGAGAGTTCTCGA
The Thermoleptolyngbya sichuanensis A183 DNA segment above includes these coding regions:
- a CDS encoding CHAD domain-containing protein codes for the protein MTLGEYAHRIVDEQYRQMVKHEKHVLADTDPEHLHQMRVHSRRLYTALQVFGAAIDLPKAAHSKRVRSLTKALGKLRDLDVQIATLQTDYHPHLSQPEQAYLETVIAALQQKRRKTLAGTRDILSQSRYQDLKTAYETWLSAPRFTPLAQIPIVTVLPDLLSPLLSTSLLHPGWLIATEALTEDTAPTLHDLRKACKHVRYQAEFFVSFYGAQFKAWIAGLKSLQDSLGSLQDIQVLLELLSDVLPKGTELLELRQMVQSNQQQILANWNQTRLQHLDPASRYQLYEMLLQPVLE
- a CDS encoding L-threonylcarbamoyladenylate synthase, with the protein product MPQVSLAELVDVARRGAGLISFPTDTVPALATRPDAAGLIYAAKQRDERKPLILMGGSVEDLWAFVAGDRAAKAQWQAAAERYFPGAVTLVLPAGDRLPRAMNPTDPTTIGIRVPDHALARHLLAQTGPLATTSVNRSGEPALQNLSDINAQFPDVYTLTEAALDELGRSLSVSATYAGSGTPSTVVKWTDQGWLVLRQGQVVFQP
- the prmC gene encoding peptide chain release factor N(5)-glutamine methyltransferase yields the protein MVKETVAGDRLWQWRQLARQAAIAHQVSPAEVDWLLQQGADVEPLLLKLGPPFPPEISLSRSLADLTRLWQARLRDRVPVQYLVGRVPWREFDLAVSPAVLIPRPETELLIDLANSAALQYGWPVQEVSRWADLGTGSGAIALGLASVFPLATVHAVDWSEPALAIARQNADAAGLGDRIQFHQGSWFEPLAFLAGQLQGIVSNPPYIPTSDLTHLDPEVARHEPHAALDGGPDGLDCIRHIVHTAPHYLKPGGLLLLEMMAGQAPAVAQLLSNTGQYATVQIHPDLAGIERFAVSVRR